The Anaerolineae bacterium DNA segment CGTTTTCCACCGCTATTTCAAACTCAAAGCCGGTTGGCTCAACCTGCCCAAACTGCGCCGGTACGATCTATACGCCCCGCTTAACCAAAAGTCCGATAAAAAGATTGCCTATAGCGAGGCCGTAGAAATGGCGCTGGATAGTCTCAATAAATTCTCTGCCCCGGTGGCTGCCCTGGCCAAACGGGTATTTGACGAGAGCCACATTGACGCCGAAATTCGTCCCGGCAAACGCGGCGGGGCCTTCTGCGCCAGCATTTTGCCGGGAATGACGCCCTTTGTTCTGGCCAACTACACCGGCGAGCCGCGCGAGGTGGCTACCCTGGCCCACGAATTGGGCCACGCCATTCACGCCCTGCTGGCCGCCGACCACTCTGCGCTTACGTTCCACTCCGCCTTACCTATGGCCGAAACAGCCTCGGTGTTTGCGGAAATGCTGCTCACCGACCGTCTCCTGGCCGAAGAAAACGACCCCGAGGTACGGCGCGACATCCTGGCCGAGGCCATTGACGACGCCTACGCCACCATCTTACGCCAGGCTTATTTTGTTATTTTTGAGCGCGACGCCCACCAGATGGTCGCCGCCGGCCAAACTCCGGCCAAACTAAACCAACACTACCTGGCCAACCTGGCCCAACAATTTGGCGACTCCATAGAAGTTAGCGACGATTTCCAACACGAGTGGATTTGTATTCCCCACATCTACCACACCCCGTTTTACTGTTACGCCTACAGTTTTGGGCAATTGCTGTCTTTATCGCTGTACCAACAATACAAACAAGAAGGGCCTGGCTTTACGCCCAAACTGCTCAAAATCCTGGCCTATGGCGGTTCGGCCAGCCCCAACCACATTTTAAGCGAAGCCGGGATCAACATGGCCGACCCCGAATTTTGGCGAGGCGGATTCAAGGTGATTGAGGGCATGGTTGATGAGTTAAGCCGGTACCAATAATCCGAACCTGTTATGCGTCATTTTGTTGTGGTGATTTTATTGGCCTCCCTGCTCCTGGTCGCTGCCTGCACCTTAACGCCACAGGCAGCGCGGGAACCGCTTTCCGCTTTTACGGCCAGGGCGCAGCCCCTGCTGGCCGAGCAGCGTTACACCGAAGCCGCGGCCGTTCTGGAACAAGCCGCCCAGGTTCACCCGGAAGCTCCCACCCCTCTGCTTCAGTTGGGCCGGCTTTATTTGATCCAGCGCCGCTGGTTGCTGGCCGAAGACGCCTTTAACCGCGCCCTGGCCCGGGACCTGGACAATACCCAGGCCATGGCCGGCCTGGCCGAAGCCCTCCTCCGGCAAGGCCGTTTTACCGAGGCTCACCGTTGGTGGCAGCAGGCCGCCGGCCTGGCCCCAAAACAACCCGGCGTTTTTACCGGCCTGGGCCGGACTTATCTCCAACTATACAACCTTGAGGCGGCTCAAGCCGCTTTTTCTGAACAACAAGCCCGCGTTTTTGACCCGGCCGCAGCCTGGTATCTGGCCGCTTTGGCCGCGCCGCTTGACCGGCCGGCCGCGCTCAATTATCTACACACTATTCCCGCCAATGCCCCCCCTGCCCTGCTGGCCCAACGGGATTACCTTTTAAAAACCCTGGCCCCCTTCACCAACGCCTCGCCTCAGGCAGAGGTGGCCCAGGCCGGCGGGATCGCTTTGGCCCAAATAGAACAGTGGCCTTTAGCCATTCATGCCCTGAACGTCGCCCTGGCCCAAACCGGTCCTTCCCTTTCGGCTACAGACCGGGCTGAAACCCTGGCTTTTTTGGGGTATGCCTCGGCCCAGGCCGGGCGCCCGGCGCTGGACCTGTTTGACCAGGCTCGCCAGGCTGACGCCGATTTGGCGCTGCCGTCCTATTTTGAGGGTCTCTACCTCCGCCAGCAAGGGGCGCTGCAAGCAGCGGAGGCATCATTTAAGCAGGCTCTCCAATTAGACCCGCAAAATCCGGCCTTGTATGTGGAAATGGCCTCTACCAAAGCCGCCCAGGGCGATCTGTTGGCGGCTGAACTGTGGCACCTGGCCGCCGTTGAAGTTGCGGAAGATGATTTTCCCTTTCAACTGCTTTTACTCAAATTTTACGCCGGGCAAAATTATGCCATGCGTGAAGCGGGGATACCACTGGCCGAGGAGATGATTGAAACCAACTCCCAGCATGCCGGGCATGCCGAGATATACGACCTGTTAGGCTGGATGCAATTTTTAACCGAAACGGCAGATGGCGGAGAAGAGGCCTTGCGGCAAGCCCTGGCCCTGGACCCCGGCCTGAGCAGCGCCCATTACCACCTGGCCCGTCTCCTGGAGGCCAGGGGCCAACCTTACCTGGCCCGGCAGGAGTATCAACGGGTAGTTGACCTGGACACGGGAGGCAATTTGAGAGACCGGGCCTTGAAAGATTTGTTGCGCCTGCCCCAGGCCGGTGCTTCAGAATAAGATTTTTTATGGCAAAATCTC contains these protein-coding regions:
- a CDS encoding tetratricopeptide repeat protein, which codes for MRHFVVVILLASLLLVAACTLTPQAAREPLSAFTARAQPLLAEQRYTEAAAVLEQAAQVHPEAPTPLLQLGRLYLIQRRWLLAEDAFNRALARDLDNTQAMAGLAEALLRQGRFTEAHRWWQQAAGLAPKQPGVFTGLGRTYLQLYNLEAAQAAFSEQQARVFDPAAAWYLAALAAPLDRPAALNYLHTIPANAPPALLAQRDYLLKTLAPFTNASPQAEVAQAGGIALAQIEQWPLAIHALNVALAQTGPSLSATDRAETLAFLGYASAQAGRPALDLFDQARQADADLALPSYFEGLYLRQQGALQAAEASFKQALQLDPQNPALYVEMASTKAAQGDLLAAELWHLAAVEVAEDDFPFQLLLLKFYAGQNYAMREAGIPLAEEMIETNSQHAGHAEIYDLLGWMQFLTETADGGEEALRQALALDPGLSSAHYHLARLLEARGQPYLARQEYQRVVDLDTGGNLRDRALKDLLRLPQAGASE
- a CDS encoding M3 family oligoendopeptidase — protein: MITNKFVFNLEVEGQKKQLTRDELAVYVRNPSPEIRAAAYRELFRVYGQEASVLAQIYMHRVRDGATENLKLRRFAAPIAARNLDNDIPDQVVDTLLEVCAEQAPVFHRYFKLKAGWLNLPKLRRYDLYAPLNQKSDKKIAYSEAVEMALDSLNKFSAPVAALAKRVFDESHIDAEIRPGKRGGAFCASILPGMTPFVLANYTGEPREVATLAHELGHAIHALLAADHSALTFHSALPMAETASVFAEMLLTDRLLAEENDPEVRRDILAEAIDDAYATILRQAYFVIFERDAHQMVAAGQTPAKLNQHYLANLAQQFGDSIEVSDDFQHEWICIPHIYHTPFYCYAYSFGQLLSLSLYQQYKQEGPGFTPKLLKILAYGGSASPNHILSEAGINMADPEFWRGGFKVIEGMVDELSRYQ